Below is a window of Blastocatellia bacterium DNA.
CATGGTCGCGCCGCAGGGGGCACCGAGCGATCGTGTTCGCATTGCCACCATCGGAATGGGCGGCCAGGGCATGGCCGATACGATGGCGGCCCTGCGCGTCCCGGGTGTGGAGCTGGTGGCGGTCGCCG
It encodes the following:
- a CDS encoding gfo/Idh/MocA family oxidoreductase, producing MARTTRRHFIKWAALGAWAARSPRVVRAMRTEGRIHQLIPEPMVAPQGAPSDRVRIATIGMGGQGMADTMAALRVPGVELVAVA